A stretch of Amycolatopsis balhimycina FH 1894 DNA encodes these proteins:
- a CDS encoding LacI family DNA-binding transcriptional regulator, with the protein MVTINDVANAAGVAPSTVSYVISGKRSISPKTRRLVEDSIRKLGYHPHAGARALASSKTNVLALVVPLRTDLNVAVVMEFVASAVTAARAYDHDLLLLTKDEGPAALQRVASSAIADALMVMDVETADPRVPMLLALDLPVVLIGVPDHPAGLSCVDLDFTAAGTTCVAHLAELGHRSIALIGPSPAVYRRGTSYATRFLRGFDEATKSRGVRAESRACAHSYEAVSACVDDLLAADPDLTGLVVHNEAVLPGLLSDLRHRGLRVPEDISVIAVCPDSMAEQHVVSLTNVAIPAEEVGTQAVEMTMRRLAGHTTPEVRLLGPRLTRRESTAAPRP; encoded by the coding sequence GTGGTCACGATCAACGACGTCGCCAACGCGGCCGGCGTGGCCCCCAGCACGGTGTCGTACGTGATCAGCGGGAAACGCTCGATCTCGCCGAAGACCCGGCGGCTGGTCGAGGACAGCATCCGCAAGCTCGGGTACCACCCGCACGCCGGGGCGCGGGCGCTGGCCAGCAGCAAGACCAACGTGCTCGCCCTGGTCGTGCCGCTGCGCACGGACCTCAACGTCGCCGTCGTGATGGAGTTCGTCGCCTCGGCGGTCACCGCGGCCCGCGCGTACGACCACGACCTGCTGCTGCTCACCAAGGACGAAGGACCGGCCGCGCTGCAGCGGGTGGCGTCGTCGGCGATCGCCGACGCGCTGATGGTGATGGACGTCGAAACCGCCGACCCGCGGGTGCCGATGCTGCTGGCGCTCGACCTGCCGGTGGTGCTCATCGGCGTGCCCGACCACCCCGCCGGGCTGAGCTGCGTCGATCTCGACTTCACCGCCGCCGGCACCACGTGCGTCGCGCACCTGGCCGAGCTCGGCCACCGCTCGATCGCGCTGATCGGCCCCTCCCCCGCGGTCTACCGGCGCGGCACGAGCTACGCGACCCGGTTCCTGCGCGGCTTCGACGAAGCCACGAAGAGCCGCGGGGTGCGGGCGGAATCCCGGGCGTGCGCCCACTCCTACGAAGCGGTGAGCGCCTGCGTGGACGACCTGCTCGCCGCCGACCCGGACCTGACCGGCCTGGTCGTGCACAACGAGGCCGTGCTGCCCGGGCTGCTGTCGGACCTGCGCCACCGCGGCCTGCGGGTGCCCGAGGACATCTCGGTCATCGCCGTGTGCCCGGACAGCATGGCCGAGCAGCACGTCGTCTCGCTGACCAACGTGGCCATCCCGGCCGAGGAGGTCGGCACCCAGGCCGTCGAAATGACCATGCGCCGGCTCGCCGGCCACACCACCCCGGAGGTCCGGCTGCTCGGGCCTCGCCTCACCCGGCGCGAAAGCACCGCCGCGCCCCGCCCTTAG